One stretch of Fictibacillus sp. b24 DNA includes these proteins:
- a CDS encoding CxxH/CxxC protein, translating into MIIICCKEHAELAIDIIVDEFETPPVVELLTENGELSTGCEYCNNDGVYKVSNI; encoded by the coding sequence TTGATAATTATTTGCTGTAAAGAGCATGCAGAGCTTGCGATTGACATCATTGTGGATGAATTTGAAACACCACCAGTTGTAGAGTTACTAACAGAAAACGGTGAGTTATCAACAGGTTGTGAATACTGCAACAATGACGGTGTATATAAAGTATCGAACATATGA
- the katG gene encoding catalase/peroxidase HPI, translating to MENNNKPDQKEHTSAGQCPVTHHKDSAITTSTAPRGTTNKEWWPNQLNLNVLRQHYKKSNPMGDDFNYREEFSKLDYDALKKDLHALMTDSQEWWPADYGHYGPFFIRMSWHAAGTYRTADGRGGSASGSQRFAPLNSWPDNVNLDKARRLLWPIKQKYGNKISWADLLVFTGNVAIESMGLKTFGFAGGREDIWHAEEDVYWGTEKEWLADNRYSGDRELEDPLAAVQMGLIYVNPEGPNGKPDPLASARDIRDTFYRMAMNDEETVALIAGGHTFGKAHGAGDPSLVGDDPEAADLETQGFGWLSKHGSGKGRDTISSGVEGAWTSNPTKWDNGYFDLMFGYEWELTKSPAGAYQWTPVEMTEEHMAPDAEDSSIKVKTMMTTADMALRMDPDYEKISRRYYENPDEFADAFARAWFKLLHRDMGPKVRYLGPEVPDEELIWQDPVPSVDYDLSQSDITELKQKILSAGLSVSELVKTAWASASTYRNSDMRGGANGARIRLAPQKDWEANEPAQLEKVLGIYQDLQNQLDTKVSLADLIVLGGSAAIEKAAKDAGFEVTVPFTPGRGDATQEQTDADTFDVLEPVSDGFRNYQKKEYSTSPEEMLVDKAQLLGLTAPEMTVLLGGMRVLGTNHQGTKHGVFTDRVGTLTNDFFVNLLDMGIEWKSTGFNQYEGRDRKTGEVKRTASRFDLVFGSNSELRALAEVYAQNDNKEKFVRDFVAAWVKVMDADRFDIKIKQ from the coding sequence ATGGAAAACAACAATAAGCCCGATCAAAAAGAACATACGTCTGCAGGCCAATGTCCTGTAACTCACCACAAAGATAGTGCAATTACAACGTCGACTGCTCCACGTGGTACGACAAATAAAGAATGGTGGCCGAACCAGCTAAATTTAAATGTTCTTCGCCAACATTACAAAAAATCAAATCCTATGGGAGATGACTTTAATTATCGCGAAGAATTCTCTAAGCTGGATTACGACGCGCTGAAAAAGGATCTTCATGCGTTGATGACAGACAGCCAGGAATGGTGGCCAGCGGATTATGGTCACTATGGTCCATTCTTTATCCGAATGTCTTGGCATGCTGCAGGTACATACCGCACGGCTGACGGACGCGGAGGGAGCGCATCCGGATCACAGCGCTTTGCACCACTTAACAGCTGGCCAGATAACGTAAACTTGGATAAAGCGCGCCGTCTTTTATGGCCGATCAAGCAAAAGTACGGCAACAAGATCTCATGGGCAGATCTACTTGTCTTCACCGGTAACGTAGCTATCGAATCCATGGGTTTAAAAACGTTTGGTTTTGCTGGCGGACGTGAAGATATTTGGCATGCAGAAGAAGACGTATACTGGGGTACGGAAAAAGAATGGTTAGCGGACAACCGTTATTCCGGCGATCGTGAACTTGAGGACCCACTTGCAGCTGTTCAGATGGGTCTGATTTATGTGAATCCTGAAGGGCCGAACGGAAAGCCTGATCCACTCGCAAGTGCCCGTGATATTCGGGACACATTCTACCGAATGGCGATGAATGACGAAGAAACGGTTGCCCTTATCGCTGGCGGACATACTTTTGGAAAAGCGCACGGCGCAGGCGACCCTTCCCTTGTTGGGGACGATCCAGAAGCGGCAGACCTTGAGACACAAGGTTTCGGTTGGCTGAGCAAACATGGAAGCGGAAAAGGACGCGACACCATTTCAAGTGGTGTAGAAGGTGCTTGGACATCAAACCCAACTAAATGGGATAACGGCTACTTCGACCTAATGTTCGGCTACGAGTGGGAGTTAACGAAAAGTCCTGCAGGCGCATACCAATGGACGCCTGTCGAAATGACGGAAGAGCACATGGCTCCTGATGCCGAAGATTCATCTATTAAAGTGAAAACAATGATGACAACAGCGGATATGGCCTTACGTATGGATCCAGACTATGAAAAAATTTCTCGTCGCTATTACGAGAACCCAGATGAGTTTGCTGATGCTTTCGCTCGAGCTTGGTTCAAATTGCTTCACCGTGACATGGGTCCAAAAGTTCGTTACTTAGGTCCTGAGGTTCCAGACGAAGAACTCATCTGGCAAGACCCTGTTCCAAGTGTGGATTATGACCTATCACAATCCGACATAACCGAACTAAAACAAAAAATTCTGAGTGCAGGATTATCGGTGAGCGAACTCGTTAAAACCGCCTGGGCTTCAGCAAGCACGTACCGCAATTCTGATATGCGCGGAGGTGCGAACGGTGCACGCATTCGTTTGGCACCTCAAAAAGACTGGGAAGCAAACGAACCCGCACAGCTGGAGAAAGTGCTAGGAATCTATCAAGATCTCCAAAATCAGCTCGACACGAAAGTCAGTCTAGCCGATCTAATCGTTCTCGGTGGAAGTGCAGCCATTGAAAAAGCCGCGAAAGACGCAGGCTTTGAAGTGACGGTTCCATTTACCCCTGGGCGCGGTGATGCAACACAAGAGCAAACAGATGCGGATACATTTGATGTGTTAGAGCCCGTATCTGATGGGTTCCGCAACTATCAGAAGAAAGAATACTCTACGAGTCCTGAAGAGATGCTCGTAGATAAAGCACAGCTACTCGGTCTGACTGCTCCTGAAATGACAGTCCTGCTCGGAGGTATGCGTGTTCTTGGGACAAACCATCAAGGCACGAAACACGGCGTATTCACAGACCGTGTCGGCACGCTAACGAACGACTTTTTCGTGAACCTGCTCGACATGGGTATTGAGTGGAAATCAACAGGCTTCAACCAATATGAAGGCCGCGATCGTAAGACAGGAGAAGTGAAGCGAACAGCTTCCCGCTTTGACCTTGTCTTCGGATCTAACTCAGAGCTTCGCGCTTTAGCTGAAGTGTATGCACAGAATGACAACAAAGAAAAATTCGTACGTGATTTTGTCGCAGCTTGGGTAAAAGTGATGGACGCTGATCGATTTGATATAAAAATAAAACAATAG
- a CDS encoding S8 family peptidase, translating to MGIKRTYSRVVFSFLAFVLVFSVFSFSAAANGVNQSQTQVRELALAPIFGDMELSSSRPTSVIVELKAESIVEAKHKGKKQTKAGLKAERGKVIGALKKAVTNADVKREYDYVFSGFSVKLPGNEIVKLLAIPGVKAVYPNVYYTADVISSKEITAEEFSPAMMDSAPFIGSNDAWKAGVTGKGVTVAVIDTGVDYTHPDLDQAFGEYKGYDFVNNDNDPQEGPGQYHGTHVSGTVAANGAIKGVAPDAKLLGYRVLGPNGGTTEDVVAGVELAVQDGADVMNLSLGNSLNNPDWATSIALDWAMAEGVVAVTSNGNSGPNNWTVGSPGTSRDAISVGATQLPYNVFTAKTTSSDGVSYASSAVQGHPSEADLLALNDQDFELVDVGFGTPADFAGKDLTGKIALISRGAGIPFVDKAIEAKKAGAEGAVLYNNQAGSMPLIPGMAVPTIMLNQADGQALLAKVDDVTVSFEIEFASAVGETMADFSSRGPVTHTWMIKPDVSAPGVNIVSTFPGNSYAALQGTSMASPHVAGAAALLLQKHPHWGTDDIKAALMNTAEDMINPATGEVYPHNTQGAGSIRVVDALNTKTLVAPGSHSFGKFVKDSGKQTERQSFEIKNLSDKTKTYSFKVEFADNPDGIKVMTSNNLKVNANKSQQVNFNVQVDTSKLKPGYYEGTIKVSDGNQTIDVPTILFVGEPDYPRVTGAFMEKEAEGSYYVGSYLPGGAEVLRYDVYMLGPNNSIGGFVDTIGLFTNAQAPYHEFSWDGTVQKGTTLPNGDWVLGVYVEKAGVKEYKAYLVTKN from the coding sequence ATGGGCATAAAAAGAACATATTCAAGAGTTGTTTTTAGTTTCCTGGCATTTGTATTAGTTTTTTCGGTCTTTAGTTTTAGTGCCGCTGCAAATGGAGTTAATCAATCACAAACCCAAGTAAGAGAGTTGGCTTTAGCTCCGATTTTTGGAGATATGGAACTTTCCTCGAGCAGGCCGACTTCTGTCATTGTTGAGTTAAAAGCAGAGTCTATTGTTGAAGCAAAACATAAAGGAAAGAAACAAACAAAGGCCGGCTTGAAAGCGGAAAGAGGGAAAGTTATTGGCGCTTTGAAAAAAGCTGTGACAAATGCAGATGTAAAAAGAGAATATGACTATGTGTTCTCAGGATTCTCAGTTAAACTGCCTGGCAATGAAATTGTGAAACTATTAGCTATTCCAGGAGTAAAAGCTGTATATCCAAACGTTTATTATACGGCTGATGTGATCTCTTCTAAAGAAATCACTGCAGAAGAATTTAGTCCTGCTATGATGGATAGCGCTCCGTTTATCGGGTCTAATGATGCGTGGAAAGCGGGTGTTACTGGAAAAGGTGTGACAGTAGCAGTCATTGACACAGGTGTTGATTATACACACCCAGATCTGGATCAAGCGTTCGGTGAATATAAAGGTTATGACTTTGTAAACAACGATAACGATCCACAAGAAGGCCCAGGTCAATACCACGGGACACACGTTTCTGGTACAGTAGCGGCGAATGGTGCTATCAAAGGGGTTGCACCAGATGCTAAATTATTAGGTTACCGTGTATTAGGCCCGAACGGCGGTACGACAGAAGATGTTGTGGCCGGTGTTGAATTAGCCGTGCAAGACGGTGCTGACGTTATGAATCTATCGCTAGGGAACTCGTTGAACAACCCTGACTGGGCGACTTCTATTGCACTGGACTGGGCGATGGCAGAAGGGGTAGTGGCTGTAACTTCTAACGGAAATTCTGGTCCGAATAACTGGACAGTAGGATCTCCAGGGACTTCTCGTGATGCGATCTCTGTTGGGGCTACTCAATTACCGTATAATGTATTCACTGCAAAAACAACATCATCTGATGGTGTTTCTTATGCCTCTTCAGCTGTACAAGGGCATCCTTCAGAGGCAGACTTGCTTGCCTTAAACGATCAAGATTTTGAACTGGTAGACGTAGGTTTTGGTACACCTGCTGATTTTGCAGGCAAAGATTTAACAGGTAAGATAGCATTAATCAGCCGTGGAGCCGGAATTCCATTTGTTGATAAAGCAATAGAAGCGAAAAAAGCCGGTGCAGAAGGTGCGGTTCTTTATAATAATCAAGCTGGGAGCATGCCTTTAATCCCAGGAATGGCTGTTCCAACGATAATGTTGAACCAAGCTGATGGACAGGCACTCCTTGCAAAAGTGGATGATGTTACAGTGAGTTTTGAAATTGAATTTGCTAGTGCTGTAGGAGAAACAATGGCTGACTTCTCTTCCCGTGGACCAGTGACACATACTTGGATGATCAAGCCGGATGTTTCTGCACCTGGAGTGAATATCGTTAGTACATTCCCTGGAAATAGTTATGCAGCGTTACAAGGAACAAGTATGGCTTCACCTCATGTTGCTGGTGCTGCAGCATTATTATTACAGAAGCACCCTCACTGGGGAACGGATGATATAAAAGCTGCATTAATGAACACTGCAGAAGATATGATTAATCCAGCAACAGGTGAAGTGTACCCGCATAATACGCAAGGAGCAGGAAGCATCCGTGTTGTTGATGCATTGAATACTAAGACTCTTGTAGCTCCTGGCAGCCACTCTTTCGGGAAATTTGTAAAAGACAGTGGCAAACAAACTGAAAGACAAAGCTTTGAAATTAAAAATCTTTCAGATAAAACGAAGACATATAGCTTTAAAGTAGAATTTGCAGATAATCCAGACGGAATTAAAGTAATGACAAGCAATAACCTGAAGGTGAACGCAAATAAGTCTCAACAGGTGAACTTCAATGTTCAAGTTGATACGTCTAAATTAAAGCCAGGTTATTATGAAGGAACAATTAAAGTAAGTGACGGTAATCAAACTATTGATGTTCCGACGATTCTTTTTGTTGGTGAGCCTGATTATCCACGTGTAACTGGTGCATTTATGGAAAAAGAAGCAGAAGGTTCATACTATGTTGGTTCTTATTTACCTGGCGGGGCCGAGGTATTAAGGTATGATGTTTATATGCTAGGGCCAAATAATTCAATTGGTGGGTTTGTGGATACAATCGGTTTATTTACAAATGCTCAAGCTCCGTATCATGAATTTTCATGGGATGGTACCGTGCAAAAGGGAACAACCTTACCTAATGGGGATTGGGTATTAGGAGTATATGTAGAAAAAGCTGGTGTTAAAGAGTATAAAGCTTATTTAGTAACAAAAAATTAA
- a CDS encoding S1C family serine protease, translating into MGYYDDDYESSSRQKGNRGGKFLPALLGAILGGLLVLFTVPALGGAGLLPDNLYPPNEEENGLGTDEKAVEKNVDVDLTTNVTDAVDKASDAVVEVVNIQQTDFWSQQPAGTGSGVIYKKEGNKAYVVTNHHVVEDANQIEITLSNGAKLKGTLRGSDPLMDLAVVEIDSSKVDSIAEFGVSGDLKRGEPAIAIGNPLGNFPGSVTQGVVSSADRSIPIDLDQDGNPDWQAEVIQTDAAINPGNSGGALINIAGQVIGINSSKIAQNEVEGIGFAIPSDVAKPIIEDLEKYGETRRPFLGVNIIPLSQVNTYQREQTLKIPNSVQEGVVVMEITPASPAARAGMKEMDVITEMDGEKIKDPVALRKFLYTKAKIGDEVDVTFYRDGKKQTVKVELSGGRQTQ; encoded by the coding sequence ATGGGATATTATGATGACGATTATGAATCCTCATCTCGACAAAAAGGAAACCGCGGAGGAAAGTTTCTACCAGCTTTGCTAGGAGCGATTCTGGGTGGTTTGCTTGTATTATTTACAGTGCCTGCATTAGGAGGAGCTGGGCTTTTGCCGGATAATCTGTATCCTCCAAATGAAGAGGAAAACGGGCTAGGCACTGACGAAAAGGCAGTAGAGAAAAACGTGGATGTTGATCTTACGACAAATGTAACAGATGCCGTAGACAAAGCTTCTGATGCAGTAGTCGAGGTTGTAAACATTCAACAGACTGATTTCTGGAGCCAACAGCCAGCGGGTACAGGATCAGGGGTTATTTATAAAAAAGAAGGCAACAAAGCGTATGTCGTAACAAACCATCACGTTGTTGAAGATGCAAATCAGATTGAGATTACACTAAGCAACGGTGCGAAGCTTAAAGGGACATTGCGCGGTTCAGATCCTCTGATGGATTTGGCTGTAGTTGAAATTGATAGCAGCAAGGTGGACAGTATCGCTGAATTTGGGGTATCTGGTGACCTGAAGCGAGGCGAGCCTGCAATTGCGATCGGAAACCCGTTAGGGAACTTCCCTGGCTCAGTCACACAAGGTGTCGTTTCAAGTGCAGACCGCTCGATTCCAATTGATCTTGATCAAGACGGCAATCCTGATTGGCAAGCTGAGGTCATTCAGACGGATGCAGCCATCAACCCAGGGAACAGTGGCGGAGCGTTAATCAATATTGCCGGTCAGGTTATCGGCATTAACTCTTCTAAGATTGCTCAGAATGAAGTAGAAGGAATCGGATTCGCTATTCCTTCAGATGTTGCAAAACCCATTATCGAGGACCTTGAGAAATATGGTGAGACGCGCAGACCGTTCTTAGGGGTTAATATTATTCCTCTTTCTCAAGTAAACACGTATCAGCGTGAACAAACGCTTAAGATTCCAAACAGCGTTCAAGAAGGTGTTGTTGTTATGGAAATCACTCCTGCATCTCCAGCGGCTCGAGCAGGCATGAAGGAAATGGATGTTATTACGGAGATGGACGGAGAGAAGATTAAGGATCCGGTCGCTCTGCGTAAGTTCCTTTACACGAAAGCAAAGATCGGTGATGAAGTTGATGTGACGTTCTATCGTGATGGTAAGAAGCAGACTGTCAAAGTAGAACTAAGCGGTGGAAGACAAACGCAATAA
- a CDS encoding amino acid permease: MSQHELKRDLANRHVQLIAIGGTIGTGLFLGSGKAIELAGPSVIFAYLIVGIALFFMMRALGELLLSKEGYESFTDIAEDYLGPRAAFITGWTYWFCWIMTAMADVIAVGVYVQYWFDIPQWVPAIVCLLLLLGLNLLTVKLFGELEFWFALIKVVTILALIVIGVVLLVIGYQTDAGAVSMNNLWEHGGLFPNGMTGFLLSFQMVVFAFVGVELVGVAAAETSNPRKNIPSAINKIPLRILFFYVGALIVLLCINPWTQLNAAESPFVKTFSLIGIPLAAGIINFVVLTSAASACNSGLFSTSRILFTLSKSEQAPQSFKKLTKNHVPGNALWISAVVVSAGALLSKLIPEQAFGIVTTISAICFIWVWSVILISHIKYRKHRSDLHKKSAFKAPFAPFINYVVLALFGLILIVLLVADATRPALLLTPLWFILLFVLYPTKRKTTP, translated from the coding sequence GTGTCACAGCATGAGTTAAAGAGAGATTTAGCCAACCGTCATGTGCAGCTGATTGCCATTGGCGGAACGATTGGTACGGGATTATTTTTAGGTTCAGGTAAAGCAATTGAGCTTGCCGGGCCGTCTGTTATATTTGCTTATTTGATCGTTGGGATCGCCTTGTTTTTTATGATGAGGGCGCTAGGGGAGTTGTTGCTTTCTAAGGAAGGGTATGAGTCGTTTACCGATATTGCGGAGGACTATCTTGGACCACGGGCTGCGTTTATCACAGGATGGACGTATTGGTTCTGCTGGATCATGACAGCAATGGCTGATGTGATTGCGGTCGGTGTCTATGTGCAATATTGGTTTGACATACCACAGTGGGTTCCGGCGATTGTCTGTTTGTTGCTTTTACTTGGGCTTAACCTTTTAACGGTTAAGCTTTTCGGGGAATTGGAGTTTTGGTTTGCTTTGATCAAGGTGGTTACCATTCTCGCATTGATTGTAATAGGGGTTGTTTTGCTCGTGATTGGTTACCAAACCGATGCGGGAGCTGTTTCAATGAACAATCTGTGGGAGCATGGAGGTCTATTTCCAAATGGAATGACTGGATTTTTACTTTCGTTTCAGATGGTTGTGTTTGCGTTTGTTGGAGTGGAATTGGTCGGTGTGGCGGCGGCGGAAACGTCTAATCCCAGAAAAAATATTCCTTCTGCCATAAATAAGATTCCACTTAGAATTTTGTTTTTCTACGTCGGCGCTTTGATTGTCCTTCTTTGCATCAATCCATGGACACAATTAAACGCAGCGGAAAGTCCTTTCGTTAAAACGTTCAGCTTAATAGGAATACCGCTTGCGGCTGGAATAATTAATTTCGTTGTTCTGACATCTGCGGCATCTGCGTGTAACAGCGGATTGTTTTCAACGAGCCGGATTCTATTTACGTTAAGCAAGAGTGAGCAGGCGCCTCAATCTTTTAAAAAACTGACTAAAAATCATGTGCCTGGAAACGCGCTTTGGATATCTGCCGTTGTCGTTTCAGCGGGAGCGCTCCTGAGTAAGCTGATTCCAGAGCAGGCATTTGGGATTGTAACAACAATCAGTGCGATCTGTTTTATCTGGGTGTGGAGCGTCATCTTAATAAGCCATATTAAATATCGAAAACATCGTTCAGATCTCCACAAAAAGTCAGCATTTAAAGCACCTTTTGCGCCATTCATTAACTATGTGGTACTAGCACTGTTCGGGCTGATTCTAATCGTGTTGCTCGTTGCAGATGCTACTCGTCCGGCTTTATTGCTGACACCATTGTGGTTTATTTTATTATTTGTACTGTATCCAACTAAAAGAAAAACTACGCCATAA
- a CDS encoding HD domain-containing phosphohydrolase, translating to MSFHIGKKGSTIEKVSFETFNIGLLARGDGVDIMLQTIEANEPFYVYPSDNPNVMEFFYILKGELSCELNGHKILLGPQDYYYASDLEEPVYFTAITDVEYLWVITEPTFYQLSESVTQLKDIVDQVEVKDRYTFKHSERVSLYAMQIAKKLMLPKEKFETLYIAALLHDIGKINTPTEILTKPEKLTEEEFSVIKRHPSDGAKMVKNLYYEGVAQIIEQHHERLNGSGYPKQIKGDEISLEARIIAVSDTFDAMTEDRAYRKAYDAQAAVNELIRLQESHYDKSVVDALIEILKEEKRI from the coding sequence ATGTCTTTTCACATAGGCAAAAAAGGTTCAACTATTGAAAAGGTGTCTTTCGAGACATTTAATATAGGTCTTCTTGCTCGTGGAGATGGTGTAGATATCATGCTGCAGACAATAGAAGCTAACGAACCTTTTTATGTATATCCCAGCGATAATCCAAACGTAATGGAATTTTTTTATATCCTTAAAGGTGAATTAAGTTGCGAGTTAAATGGACATAAAATACTATTAGGTCCTCAAGATTACTATTATGCGAGTGATCTAGAAGAGCCTGTATATTTTACTGCTATTACTGATGTGGAATATTTATGGGTTATTACGGAACCTACTTTTTATCAATTAAGTGAGAGTGTTACACAGCTGAAAGATATAGTAGACCAAGTAGAAGTAAAAGACAGATATACCTTTAAGCATAGTGAAAGGGTAAGTCTGTATGCTATGCAAATTGCAAAAAAACTAATGCTTCCTAAAGAGAAGTTCGAAACCTTATACATAGCTGCATTGCTACATGATATTGGAAAGATCAATACGCCAACTGAAATATTAACAAAGCCTGAAAAACTAACAGAGGAAGAATTTTCTGTTATAAAACGTCATCCATCAGATGGTGCGAAGATGGTTAAAAACCTCTATTACGAAGGTGTAGCACAAATTATTGAGCAACATCATGAAAGATTGAATGGAAGCGGGTATCCGAAACAAATTAAAGGTGATGAGATTTCTTTAGAAGCACGAATTATAGCGGTAAGTGATACATTTGACGCTATGACAGAAGATCGAGCCTATCGAAAAGCCTATGATGCACAAGCTGCTGTTAATGAACTAATAAGGCTGCAAGAATCTCATTATGATAAAAGTGTTGTTGACGCTTTAATTGAGATTTTGAAAGAAGAAAAGCGGATTTAG
- the rlmH gene encoding 23S rRNA (pseudouridine(1915)-N(3))-methyltransferase RlmH, with product MNISIVSVGKLKEKYLKLGIDEYLKRLGPYAKVEIIEVPDEKAPETLSDQEMIMVKNAEGERILAKIGQDVHVIAMAIEGKAVSSEDLAKNLDQLATYGKSKVAFVIGGSLGLSDAVMKRANEKISFGKITYPHQLMKLVLVEQIYRAFRINRGEPYHK from the coding sequence GTGAATATATCAATCGTATCGGTAGGAAAGTTAAAAGAAAAATACTTGAAGTTAGGTATAGATGAATACTTAAAAAGACTAGGTCCATATGCCAAGGTTGAAATCATAGAGGTTCCAGATGAAAAAGCGCCTGAAACTCTAAGTGATCAAGAGATGATTATGGTTAAGAACGCGGAAGGTGAAAGAATCTTAGCAAAGATCGGGCAAGATGTGCATGTGATTGCAATGGCTATTGAAGGAAAGGCTGTTTCATCGGAAGACTTGGCTAAGAATCTGGATCAGCTTGCGACTTATGGGAAAAGCAAAGTGGCATTTGTAATAGGCGGTTCGTTGGGCTTAAGTGACGCTGTTATGAAGCGGGCTAATGAGAAGATTTCATTTGGAAAGATTACTTATCCGCATCAGTTGATGAAACTCGTTCTTGTTGAGCAGATTTATCGGGCTTTTCGGATTAATCGTGGTGAACCGTATCATAAATAG